A stretch of DNA from Deltaproteobacteria bacterium:
GCGCCGACGGGGTCGAGGCGGCGATCCTGCGCGCCGGGCCCGAGAACGTGGCCGCGGTGATCGCCGAGCCGATCGGCGGCTCGACCGCCGGCGCGCTGGTTCCGCCCGACGGGTACTGGCCGAGGCTCGCCGAGATCTGCAAGCGCCACGGAGTTCTGCTGATCGCCGACGAGGTCATGACCGGCTTCGGCCGCACCGGCAAGCGCTTCGCGGTGGATCACTGGGGAGTGACTCCCGACATCCTGGTCGGCGGCAAGGGCCTGGCCAGCGGATACGCGCCGATGGGCGGAATCTTCGCTAGCGAATCCGTGGTCGCGCCGGTGATCGAGCAGGGACAGGAGTTCATGTTCTTCACCTACTCCGCCCATCCGGCGAGCTGCGCCGCGGCGGAGAAGGTGCTCGAGATCCTGGAGCGCGAGCAGCTCGTCGAGCGCGCGGCGCGGATGGGCGAGATCCTCGGCAAGCGGCTCGCGCGCCTGCTCGATCACCCCAACGTCGGCGACGTGCGCGGGCGCGGGCTGCTCTGGGCCGTGGAGCTCGTGGCCGACAAGAGCTCCGGAACGCCATTCCCCGCCGAGGCCGGGCTCACCGCGAAGATCGTCGCGGCCGGGATCGCGCACGGCGTGTTCGTCTACCCCGGCGGCGTCGATCCCGCGCGCGACGTGATCAGCTTCGGCCCGCCGTTCACGATCGCCGAGGACGAGATCGAGCTGCTCGCCTCGCGCTTCGAGCAGGCGCTCGAGAGCGCGCTCGCGCGCGTGCGCTAGAGCGGATCGCGCAGGTAGCGCCAGCCCGAGTCGAGCATCAGCAGGCGGTGGCGTGCGCCTTCACGCGACGGGTCGCGGGTCTCCCAGCCGGCGTCCGCCGGGTAGAGCGAGCAGGCGCCGCCCTCCAGACGCACCAGCCGCGGCAGATAGACCAGCGGCGACTGCGCGCGCGCGGCGGCGATCGCCTCCGCGGCGCTGCTCCTCGCGAGCAGCGTCGAGAGCGTGACGAAGGTCGGCGGCGGAAGCTCGATCTCTCCGGCGCGCCGCGCTTCGAGCGCGGCCGCGGGCGTGAGCCAGGCGTGCGCGTGGATCTCGCCGCCGTCGACACGAACCTGTGTCGCATCGGCCGACCCGACGAAGAACCAGGTCGCGAAGCGCTTCGGCAGCCCTTCCGGCGTGGTCCAGTGCGAGATCTGCACCAGCGCCTCGGGATCGAGCGAGAGCCCCGCCTCCTCGCGCGCCTCGCGCGAAGCGGCGCGGCGAGCCGCACCGAGCTCGCCTCCCTCGCCCGAGTCCCCGGCGTCGATCCGCCCGCCGGGGAACACCCAGGCGCCGCCGTGAAAGGCGAGCTGCGAGTTGCGCCGCAAGAGCAGGACCTCGAGCCCGGCGCTCCCGTCGCGGAGCAGGACCACGGTCGAGGCGGGCGCGGCTTCGGTCGTCACTCGGCCATGATAGGCCGATCGATCGACGTCCTGCCGGGCTCGAGCGCGCGGGCCCGGTGGTATGCTGAGCGACCGCGGAGATCCGGATGATCCTCGATCGCTTCAGACTCGACGGAAAGGTCGCGCTCGTCACGGGAGCCGGCCGCGGCATCGGCGCGGGAATCGCGCTCGGCTTCGCCGAGGCCGGAGCCGACGTGGTCTGCGCCGCCCGCACGCTTGGCGAGATCGACGCGGTCGCCGAGCGAGTGCGCGCGCTCGGCCGGCGCGCGATCGCGGTTCCCTGCGACGTGATGGAGCGGGCCCAGCTCGAGGCGCTGGTCGCGCGCGCGATCGGCGAGCTCGGCCGGATCGACGTGCTGGTGAACAACGCCGGCGGCTCGCCCTGGAAGCCGTTCCTGAACACCAGCGAGCGCCTTTTCGAGGAATCGTTCCGCTTCAACGTCACCTCGGCGTTCCTGCTGGCGCGGCTCGCGGTCCCCCACATGCTGGAAAGAGGCGGCGGCGCGATCGTGAACATCTCGTCGGCGCTGGGCCGCATCACCGACC
This window harbors:
- a CDS encoding aspartate aminotransferase family protein, whose product is MAISPSTLASGYHALRDDGRDGASVRNGARLMEAERARRFAFASRAGATPLRIARSEGVWLYTDEGRQILDASGGAIVVGIGHGRREVAEAYAREAERLAYAIPPFASEARVRLVERLVDSWLPRGLTRVGFTSGGSESVEAALRIARAHFVAAGQPKRWQVIGRDLSYHGTTFATLAVGGHTKRRKGFEPWLADLPKAPACYCYRCPLGRSLPGCDVACADGVEAAILRAGPENVAAVIAEPIGGSTAGALVPPDGYWPRLAEICKRHGVLLIADEVMTGFGRTGKRFAVDHWGVTPDILVGGKGLASGYAPMGGIFASESVVAPVIEQGQEFMFFTYSAHPASCAAAEKVLEILEREQLVERAARMGEILGKRLARLLDHPNVGDVRGRGLLWAVELVADKSSGTPFPAEAGLTAKIVAAGIAHGVFVYPGGVDPARDVISFGPPFTIAEDEIELLASRFEQALESALARVR
- a CDS encoding NUDIX domain-containing protein, translating into MTTEAAPASTVVLLRDGSAGLEVLLLRRNSQLAFHGGAWVFPGGRIDAGDSGEGGELGAARRAASREAREEAGLSLDPEALVQISHWTTPEGLPKRFATWFFVGSADATQVRVDGGEIHAHAWLTPAAALEARRAGEIELPPPTFVTLSTLLARSSAAEAIAAARAQSPLVYLPRLVRLEGGACSLYPADAGWETRDPSREGARHRLLMLDSGWRYLRDPL
- a CDS encoding SDR family oxidoreductase produces the protein MILDRFRLDGKVALVTGAGRGIGAGIALGFAEAGADVVCAARTLGEIDAVAERVRALGRRAIAVPCDVMERAQLEALVARAIGELGRIDVLVNNAGGSPWKPFLNTSERLFEESFRFNVTSAFLLARLAVPHMLERGGGAIVNISSALGRITDRGFSAYGTAKAALSHLTRLLANELAPRVRVNAISVGAVETSALAPFLAAEGMRKKMEARTPLRRVGSPEDIAAAALWLASDAGGWVTGKIIEVDGGTETTNFPLSLPDL